The Antechinus flavipes isolate AdamAnt ecotype Samford, QLD, Australia chromosome X, AdamAnt_v2, whole genome shotgun sequence DNA window TTGCAGCAAAGAAGATGACAAAAGTCTCTAAATGATGCTTTTCCCATCAGtcaataataaatgctttctgctAAGCCAGCAGAACCTTCTCTTTGCACCACAGGAAAAAGTCCCTTTCTTCACTTCTCAGAGCTGTCAACAAAAATAAGTATACACAGTAAGGAAACTAGCAGTTTAACTTCacacaaaggaaactaattacacAGACCTGACAACATTTGGCTAATATTTTACAATAAACAAAATCCCTCATGTTGTGAAAACTAGATTAGCAGTTTCAATAAACTTCAAAGGTCATTATGATAAACTCTAATCTAATACTTATGAGAACATTTTCATCATCTAGTCTTTATAGTGAAATAATGGCCATTTACAAGGACCAAATGAATGGGCAAGATAAAATTTCCCTTGTAACAACCAATATGCCAACATCAGTCTTCTAGGTTTTATTGAGGAGTAGCACCAGTTTCCATCTTCCTGAACCAAAAATCCTGCCCAATGTCTACCAAGAGTCACACCCAGAGAAAAGTCCTTCAAGGGCTACTGTGCAACATAACCAGAGGAACAATGGCACAGGATCAGCAGGAGCAGGGGAATCCTGAGGAGGAAAGACAACGCACAGAGTCTGTCTTAGAGATGTGGTATCAAAAATCCAGTGTTAGACTGAGTACCCCTATGTCATTGTTGGGATGTTCATGGATCCTTAGGCATGAGGATCTTGAACCCCTTACAGGatctataaagaaaatatttcacactAAACAGAAGTTGAACACCAAAAGAGTTCCTGTTTTGATGAGAGTTTTGCCTAAAACTTTGGCTGATACAAAGACACGCATCCACTAAGGCACCCGGAGGCAATCTGACAATGTGTGGGAGAGAATCTGGTTGTCAGAACCACATCATcgtgagaagagagagaatgaatttccTTCAAGGGCCTGGCTCTGGGGGATAAGCAGTCAAAAAGTTCATTGCACTGGGTGTCAAATCCCAATAAGCGGATCCCATAGCCATGTGGGGAAGAAATCAGTCGACCATCAGGGCTGAAACAAAGTTCTTTGACGTACCCACTGTTAACATTAGTTTCCTCAATATAATGAGTCAGTCTTAAAGAATAACGAGGTGAAACAGAGCGTACTGGAGGCCCATCTAGGAATTCATAGACACAGGTCCACTCCTGGTCATCTGTATTACTGGAACACCGTAAAAGGGCAGCCTGACCTTTAGGATGTAGTTGTAAAGATGTAATGCAGTTACCACTACGCCTCCCAACAGGAACTTCTGGTATTAAAATTTCAAGACAATTAGGAAGAGACACATTTTGCTCAGATAATGAACCAAAATCCCCATCACGAGAAGATGAACCAGCAGCTCTAGGAGCAGATGAACTTGCAGAAGTAGCCGCACCGGAACTCCATGCTCTGCTTCCTGCCCTTATAATTGGATATCTTCCAACATTTAAGGATTTTGTCAAGTCAAGATCATGTAAAATCAGAACATAACCAGAAGAGGTTGAAATCAGCATTTTGGAACAGTCTGGAGTTAACCTCATGCGCATAAGAAAACGGGTATGAAAGAATGTCTTC harbors:
- the LOC127542909 gene encoding DDB1- and CUL4-associated factor 10-like isoform X2, with the translated sequence MLSRSHRSLLTVACELNEVLLFDPISSKHIKTLSEAHNDCVNNIKFLDDRLFATCSDDSTVALWDLRKLNSKVCTLLGHTSWVKNIEYDANKRLLVTAGFDGNVIIWDTNQCTEDGCPQKTFFHTRFLMRMRLTPDCSKMLISTSSGYVLILHDLDLTKSLNVGRYPIIRAGSRAWSSGAATSASSSAPRAAGSSSRDGDFGSLSEQNVSLPNCLEILIPEVPVGRRSGNCITSLQLHPKGQAALLRCSSNTDDQEWTCVYEFLDGPPVRSVSPRYSLRLTHYIEETNVNSGYVKELCFSPDGRLISSPHGYGIRLLGFDTQCNELFDCLSPRARPLKEIHSLSSHDDVVLTTRFSPTHCQIASGCLSGCVSLYQPKF